In Phacochoerus africanus isolate WHEZ1 chromosome 1, ROS_Pafr_v1, whole genome shotgun sequence, the following are encoded in one genomic region:
- the FNDC9 gene encoding fibronectin type III domain-containing protein 9 has protein sequence MNIEVGNVSYTGAIISWSSSEPCLEDYYHIMYRPNWNSIFSGYLRYSFHHEEKVPRTISSVVLEHLTPSTLYFLCISCKKILFPYRHYCTMFHTLDKSPLAAGSSLVDPQLSLWVLMAILLACFTAVLAFICLQFWCIRCHEPRWSYRAGHMEEANGLVRWPEDAPALGQGEEDLQGLPLVELPRDNSGAAAEAEGQAPPAAAEADQDAPDVGALQREGGELPADVLPHSGE, from the coding sequence ATGAACATCGAGGTTGGGAACGTTTCTTATACGGGAGCCATCATTTCCTGGTCGTCCTCGGAGCCCTGCCTGGAGGACTATTACCATATTATGTACAGGCCCAACTGGAACAGCATCTTCTCTGGCTATCTTCGCTACAGCTTCCACCACGAGGAGAAGGTGCCTCGAACAATCAGCTCCGTGGTGCTGGAACACCTCACCCCTTCCACCCTCTACTTCCTGTGCATCAGCTGCAAGAAGATTCTCTTCCCCTACAGGCACTACTGCACCATGTTCCACACCCTGGATAAGAGTCCCCTGGCTGCTGGAAGCTCCCTGGTAGACCCCCAGCTCTCCCTGTGggtgctgatggccattctgctgGCCTGCTTCACAGCCGTCTTAGCCTTCATCTGCCTCCAGTTCTGGTGCATCCGTTGCCATGAGCCTCGATGGTCGTACAGAGCCGGCCACATGGAGGAAGCCAATGGTCTGGTGAGATGGCCAGAGGATGCCCCagctctggggcagggggaggaagacCTGCAGGGGCTCCCTCTGGTGGAACTGCCACGCGACAACTCTGGAGCTGCAGCAGAAGCAGAAGGCCAAGCCCCTCCTGCAGCTGCTGAAGCTGATCAGGATGCCCCTGACGTGGGTGCCTTGCAGAGGGAGGGTGGTGAGCTTCCCGCCGACGTACTGCCTCATTCTGGGGAatga